In Pseudoxanthomonas indica, the following are encoded in one genomic region:
- a CDS encoding group III truncated hemoglobin produces MRFSPEDEENFTGPSLRLCSEEEVVKLVADFYARVRQDALLGPVFSSQVKDWAWHEAHLVAFWSALLRGTRRFHGAPVSRHLEMPGLTAEFFERWLQVFEQTTADCGNPALQTMANESARSIGNTFWLRYQSFHSPDRDPQPLACCAL; encoded by the coding sequence ATGCGTTTTTCACCGGAAGACGAAGAGAACTTCACCGGCCCCAGTCTGCGCCTGTGCTCGGAAGAAGAGGTCGTCAAACTGGTGGCAGACTTCTACGCGCGCGTGCGCCAGGACGCCTTGCTGGGTCCGGTGTTTTCTTCGCAGGTCAAGGATTGGGCGTGGCATGAGGCCCATCTGGTGGCGTTCTGGTCGGCCCTGCTGCGCGGCACGCGACGATTCCATGGTGCGCCGGTGTCGCGTCACCTGGAAATGCCCGGGCTGACAGCGGAATTTTTCGAACGCTGGTTGCAGGTGTTCGAGCAGACGACTGCCGACTGCGGCAATCCCGCTTTGCAAACCATGGCCAACGAATCCGCGCGTTCGATTGGCAACACCTTCTGGCTGCGCTATCAGAGTTTCCATTCGCCCGACCGCGATCCCCAACCGCTGGCCTGTTGCGCGCTCTGA
- the azu gene encoding azurin, whose translation MKSATTVLLGLALLGTAGLAHAAGNCTVTLKGDDAMKFDLKTATVSAACPTITIELVHTGKLPVTVMGHNVVIAKTSDVAGVTSAATKAGAANHYLPKGDARVIAASGLVGGGEKTKLTVPGKKLTAGGDYSFFCSFPGHSTMMKGKLVVTP comes from the coding sequence ATGAAATCCGCAACCACCGTTCTGCTCGGCCTGGCTCTGCTGGGTACGGCCGGTCTGGCCCACGCCGCAGGCAACTGCACCGTCACGCTCAAGGGCGACGACGCGATGAAGTTTGATCTCAAGACCGCCACGGTCTCGGCTGCCTGCCCCACCATCACCATCGAGTTGGTCCATACCGGCAAGTTGCCGGTGACCGTGATGGGCCACAACGTGGTCATCGCCAAGACCAGCGATGTCGCAGGCGTCACTTCCGCCGCCACCAAGGCCGGCGCCGCCAACCATTACCTGCCCAAGGGCGACGCGCGCGTCATCGCAGCCAGCGGCCTGGTGGGCGGTGGCGAGAAGACCAAGTTGACCGTGCCGGGCAAGAAGCTGACCGCCGGTGGCGACTACTCGTTCTTCTGCAGCTTCCCCGGCCACAGCACCATGATGAAGGGCAAGCTGGTCGTCACGCCGTAA